A part of Roseitalea porphyridii genomic DNA contains:
- a CDS encoding META domain-containing protein, with protein MKKWLVSSVSVLALLTLAACGGEDEEAARTPAETTTEQASEPAPAETESEVEREVGEAGDAIGDAARETGEAARAATEEAGETLRDMAGTANEAAQGAGETASRLRNDAEEAAGQAAEGARQLADDAASALEDAANGLSGAADGAGAAETAENALAAAGLAGPLAGTRWAWADADGAFVAFRASEISGNSGCNSFTGTFEAGEEGALEIGPLASTRMACAEAVMAAEAEFLEALQSASAYAIDGDTLTLSDADGNAVLVLDRAAAE; from the coding sequence ATGAAGAAATGGCTCGTTTCATCTGTCAGCGTGCTGGCCCTGCTGACGCTTGCCGCCTGCGGCGGTGAAGACGAGGAGGCGGCCCGGACACCCGCCGAAACGACGACCGAACAAGCCTCCGAGCCCGCCCCCGCCGAAACGGAGAGCGAGGTCGAACGCGAGGTGGGCGAGGCCGGTGACGCGATCGGCGATGCCGCGCGCGAGACCGGCGAGGCGGCCCGGGCGGCGACCGAGGAGGCCGGCGAGACGCTTCGTGACATGGCCGGAACGGCGAATGAGGCGGCGCAGGGCGCGGGCGAGACGGCGTCGCGCCTGCGCAATGATGCGGAAGAGGCCGCGGGGCAGGCGGCCGAGGGCGCGCGCCAGCTCGCCGACGATGCCGCGAGTGCGCTCGAGGATGCGGCGAACGGGCTTTCCGGAGCCGCCGATGGCGCCGGCGCGGCCGAAACGGCCGAGAACGCGCTTGCCGCCGCCGGCCTTGCCGGTCCGCTTGCGGGCACGCGCTGGGCATGGGCCGACGCCGATGGTGCTTTCGTCGCCTTCCGGGCGAGCGAGATCTCCGGCAATTCGGGCTGCAACAGCTTCACCGGCACGTTCGAGGCCGGCGAGGAGGGCGCGCTGGAAATCGGCCCGCTGGCCTCGACCCGCATGGCGTGCGCCGAAGCGGTGATGGCCGCCGAGGCCGAGTTCCTGGAAGCCCTGCAATCGGCGTCGGCCTACGCGATCGATGGCGACACGCTGACCCTGTCCGATGCCGACGGCAATGCCGTGCTCGTGCTGGACCGAGCTGCCGCCGAGTAG
- a CDS encoding J domain-containing protein — protein MSIWVRISDFVSGTAGNALGGLVEQVRTVFAGDPETRARVAFSVAMIALSAKMAKADGVVTTSEVDAFREIFEIPDEEAERVASLYNLAKRDVAGYQSYAAQLAGLCGSGQPDCPMLRDILDGLFHIAKADGLVHEKELAFLSDVAAIFGITEAEFDRIRARHVDVGDGDPWRILGLEPGTAYANARRRYRELVRDNHPDTMAARGVPAEFHAIAHERIAAINAAWDRVEPELRRR, from the coding sequence ATGTCGATCTGGGTGCGCATTTCCGACTTCGTATCCGGCACGGCGGGCAATGCGCTCGGCGGTCTGGTCGAGCAGGTGCGCACCGTGTTCGCCGGCGACCCGGAGACGCGGGCGCGCGTGGCGTTCTCGGTCGCCATGATCGCGCTTTCCGCCAAGATGGCGAAGGCCGACGGCGTGGTGACCACGTCCGAGGTCGACGCGTTCCGCGAGATCTTCGAAATCCCCGACGAGGAAGCCGAAAGGGTCGCCAGCCTCTACAACCTCGCCAAGCGCGACGTCGCCGGCTACCAGAGCTACGCGGCGCAACTGGCAGGTCTTTGCGGTTCGGGCCAGCCCGACTGCCCGATGCTGCGCGACATTCTCGACGGGCTGTTCCACATCGCCAAGGCAGACGGGCTCGTGCACGAAAAGGAACTGGCGTTCCTGTCGGACGTGGCGGCGATCTTCGGCATCACCGAGGCCGAATTCGACCGGATTCGCGCCCGCCACGTCGATGTCGGTGACGGCGATCCGTGGCGCATTCTGGGCCTGGAGCCGGGGACCGCCTACGCCAATGCGCGCAGGCGCTATCGCGAACTGGTGCGCGACAACCATCCCGACACGATGGCCGCGCGCGGCGTTCCGGCCGAGTTCCACGCCATCGCCCATGAGCGCATCGCGGCGATCAACGCGGCCTGGGACAGGGTCGAGCCGGAACTCCGGCGGCGATGA